The Cyprinus carpio isolate SPL01 chromosome B19, ASM1834038v1, whole genome shotgun sequence DNA window ataaaatattaagtacaaaaactgtaatattttaaaagcaacagtGTAATATTTTTGGATGTATCCTTGGATTTGATTTTAAATTCACTAATGCAGGTCTCTCTTTCCACATTCCTTGCAATGATTGGCCTGAAaccacaaaacaatttttttttttgcatttttttcctgtGGAGTTGGGTGCACTCAAAAGATGTTATTTCTTGTCATTCATGTATGAACTGTCTCTCAGTGGGTTGTACACACGCTCAGCATGTCCTGGTTCCTTGTCTACTctttaattctgactttgctgTCTACGCCATATGTCTTGTAAATGAACATTTGATGTCTATGAATTATGTCTTGATGATTATAACATTTGAAGTCACTTTGTTCTGCAGTGATTGATACaaagtgctttatttaaaaaatcccaTTGGGCAGTATACTGTCTACTGTCATGAACACTAACCTTCTCAATCAGCAATAATTCAACAAGCTGTTGCCCCAGAACAACCAGCAAGTCGGCAAACAGTGGATCACCTATCACCCTGAGCCAAATGAGCTGCTGCCTCATGGCTTGAGGTCATTGTGTAAAATTACCCAGAGATTAGAGCATCTTACGGGCAGGCAGCCCTACACACGGTGTCAAGTGATCTCTCCGTCTCTAAGTAAGAGGTCTTTGGTTTCCTTCAGAGTGGCTGTCTGGGAGGATGAGCGGAGGGTGTTAGAGCTTAGCACACTTTGACTTTAAGTCTCATTGACTGCACATTAGGATGTCAAACTGAGATGGGAACATCAGCAGAGCATGGCGTGTTCAGTCTTCATTAACACCCTGAACTGATGACTGTGTGTGGAACAGGGATAGCcgtaccaaacctgtatgactttctttggtACCAGTTGACTTCCGATGTATGGAGAAAAAGATGCAATTTCTAAAAATatcaaagaaagtcatacagttttggaacaaaataatggtgaataaatgaattaaacctttaaaaaattgcTGAAAGTAATATATTAACTTATGTTGATTTACTtcagtgactctttttttttttttttttttcacatcatacAATAAAAAAGTGTGATTTTAATCATGTGCACTGGTTTCACGCGAATCAATAAACACAAGAgattttgatgaatgttggttgaatgttggtaactaaacagttgttggtccccactgacttccattgtgtcGGAAAAAAATAGCTGTCAAttgggaccaacaactgtttacattacatttacatttaatttttttgatttagctttttattttatgcGAATTGAATTTAAGGTAAGTGGAAtggatgaaattaaaataaagagaaGTGATATGATattgctataacaagtctcagttagcttaacgcagtacacatagcaaaggcttttaaatataataaaaagaaaacagatagaatagaaaaagaatagagcaagctcttgttagaggtcttttttttgctatagttatttgtataataaatgaaaagaaaacagatagaatacaaaaatattaaaaatctagttttttatatatatattggaattagaatagtgagtgctaaagttagagggtcaaataaagatggaagagatgtgtttttagccaattcttgaagatggctaaggattcagctgcttggattgagttgggcaggtcattccaacAGGaggtaacatttaatttaaaagtctgtaaaagtgactttgtgcttctttgggatggcaccttaggtaaaggggtgcagagccagtggtgatTTTGTacgcaaacatcaatgccttgaattttatgcgggcagctattggtagccagtgcaaattgataaacagaggtgtgacgtgcattgtttttggctcattaaaaattactcttaattgtaaaggtttgataaaactggctggaagacctgccaagagagcattgcaatagtccagcctggacagaacaagagcttgaacaaggagttgtccagcatgttctgaaagaaagggcctgatcttcttaatgttgaataaagcaaatctgcaggaccggacagttttagcaatgtggtctaagaaagtcagctgatcatcaatcataactccaaggtatCTGCCAATTTTtcaaggagttatggttgatgtgcctggatggtgaaattgtgatgaaacgatgggtttgctggaaccacaagcagttctgtcttggcaaggttgagtttaaggtgatggtccttcatccagccagaaatgtctgttagacaagctgagatgagAGCAGCTACcgtcagatcatcaggatggaatgagaggtagagttgagtatcatcagcatagcagtgatatgaaaagctatgtttctgaatgacagagccTAGTTatccatgtagacagagaagagaagtggtccaagaactgagccttgaggcaccccagtagttagatgttgcgacttggacacctcacctctccaagatggACCTATCTGATACagtaggtaagactcaaaccactggagtgcggttcctgagatgccctttgccagtatggttgacaggaggatctggtagttaacagtgtcaaaagcagcagacagatcaagcaagTTAAGGTTTAGTGaccaacatttttctaaatatctcaATTTATATTTagcagaaaagagaaaataatacaggtttggaacaaaggGATATTTCAAGTATacctttaaaaacataattgtaCCATCCTCAGTCTAAACAAAAGCTCCACTCTTCACCACAAAGGTAAAAcagtgtaattaaaataaatcccaACATAACTGAACGTTAAACAATATAGTCTCCACCTTTTCTCAtcagaaacacaaaaaattactttatttcaacCATTTACTCTCCCTATTAAGTTACATGCATAGCATTCTGAAAActacaataatgactttattcaataattcctttgtcaacggtctcctctgtgtctctccatatcaccatatgctgtgtatgctcttctgtatcatctggcCACAAcgatgtgtatttagctttgatttgaaagaaaaccgtgcatccttgtggcgcggatgatacagaagactGAATAAGGAGACCATTGAcaaaataattgttgaataaagtcattatttttgttttcttcgtttacaaaaagtgttcctacCACTTCATATAAcgcagattgcacatctgatggcagatggagtattctgacgatgactttcatacctttcctggaccttgacactgttatttatttgtcagtctatgggacagtcacaggcctcccggttttcatccaaaatatcttaaattgtgttccaaagacaaacggaccttttacgggtttggaacgacatgggggtaagtgattaatgacaaaattttcattttggggtggagtatccctttaaggtctgtTCAATATTTAAATGTACCTTAACCCATTTGTAGTGCTGCATGATGTGAATTTGACCTTGGCTTGTTTGGAGGCAGATTTCTAGATATTTTTGAGTAGTTTGGTTTTGATAACCAGGAAGCAAGCAGCACTCAAACCGACCTGAGTCTCTGTGGATACAGTATATTGATAATTGTAGGACCTACCAGGTTATACAATGACTGTCATTCTCAAACCCACAGGAGGAAATCCTGCATTCCTTAGACTAGGGAATCACTAAATGaatggtgtttgtgtgtggaaaTGACCAAAAAGAGAGGCTGATGGAGAGAGATTTCATAATTAATGGGGGAAAATAGTTGAAAGACGTGCTAAGTGAGAATGTTGGGAATGGAGACCAAGAGATTGGGGAAAGGGGGGCAGGGAGGAAGGGAAGGAGTATTTGGGGGAGGGTATTGTTAGCTGAACTCATTCATAAAAAACCTCTGGAGTAAAAGAGGAGGGTGAGTGGTAGAGAAGGTCAAAGGATGGAGCTGTGGATGGTTTCAGGAAGCCTTGGCGGGGGTTGGGAGGCGCTTTTGACCAATTCCTTTCCCAGCAATCCACCCCCCTCTGAGAGCTGGGTGTCCGTTAAACCTGACGCTGTGTCAGAGCCGAAGTGTGGATGGCTGTGGACTTCTCACCTGGTGTAGCTAGCAATGATGGGAAAGCTACTttgaatacagtaaaaataattggCGTTCAATGTTGTTTTGGCCACAGTgttcttgaaaatatattttgttttatgcagaagaaagaaatgcattcgGGTTTTGAACGACTGAGTAAAAGATGGAATAATCTCTATCACTTTATTAAACAAGAAAAGCATTCCAGTGTTTTGCTCTCCGAGAGAGTGTGTGGAATTTATTACAGACCATTAAGAGTGTAATGTGTAAAAGACTAAAAACATTCGCCCAAGGAATGTCCTGGTGAGAAGATAAGCAATCTTATTACAAGGCTTGATTTTAAGGTAGCAGACCAACACCACCTTAAAGCAGATTGTTCTGTGAACACCATGGCTGGAGTCAGCTTGATGCACAATCTCACAAATATACCAACTAGCCCAGTTTTGGTCTCCTATATTTGGTGGTTGTTTGTTAGCAGTACAAACAGAAGGTTGTTTTTAAAGGTAGATCCTTTCTCAAGCCCCATTTCCATGCGCCTATAGAGCAAGTATCTCAGGAATGTGAGCTTCCCCCACCTTTTCCCACTGCAGACCCTCAGCACTGATGGCTCGGGTGAGGTTTAACCAGATGGCATTATTTTGCGTATATCTGCCCATCACATCCATGTCATTCGCTgcacttttatctttttttttttttttttttggagaaacagTGTCCCTACAAGTGTAGTCATATTTCTCTCTCATTCTAAGTATAATTTTAGGCTCCCTGCATATGTATTAGATGCTAAATTGGTCTTATGGGATCTGGATGTAGAAAGAGCACACATCCTGAATGTGGTGGTAGGCTGTTAGAGCATATAGGTCTGAATATATTGAGTAACATCATGTCTAAGATGCCATTGTCTGGTTGGAAAACaacatagatgtatccttcactgcttATGATATCTTGTAATGTTTTGCCTGTAGGCTGCTAGTTTGAGTCTTTAGTTTCAGATGCAGCCATTAATGGTTGCAAATCTTCAAAGTTAATTGGTAGAGAGCCCAGATGAGAGAGCCGTTTTGATCTTAGTGTTAATTGAAGAGGCGGTTGTAAAGGTGATGTAGCAACAGAACTGAGGGCAGGGAAGATGCCATTTCAATGGTTCTTTCAGAATTGCAGAACTCATAGagattacttttaattaaatgcattttttttaggaGATGGCATGCACAAAGTGGGGATTTGGCTAAAATTATGTAGTATACAACAGAGCACATTGGATAtgtactgtatcccacaatgcatcaaGTTAATACTTGATCTGCAGTGTTATGAATCtgaaataaatagtgttttttttatgatttgactagactagacttttttttttaactcaaaatgaaattattattattatttatttattttattttgagatggCACTCAAATACAAAGTGACCACAAAAATTCAAGTACTGTTTCAGAATATCGTGGAAGCATAAGTAGATGGTATAGtgatgtatatttacattttatttacaaatttattttaagcattaacatcatgattgtaaaacatatatatatatatatatatatatatatatatatatatatatatatatatatatatatgccaagccaatatttgtgctctgcatttaacccatccaaagtgcacacacacagcagtgaacacacacccggagcagtgggcagccatttatgctgcggcgcctggggagcagttgggtgttctgtgctcaagggcacctcagtcgtggtattgaaggtggagaaagcaccgagactcaaactcgCAACCTGTATATATGTAGCAAAAAGGTGGCCAAAGATGAAAGTTTAAgtgcatattttaattaaatatttggtcAATAGCCCACAAGGATTTGATTGTTCTgtaagtgttcctgtggctcagtggtagagcattgcgatGGCAgtgcaaaggttgtgggttcgattcccaggggaacacatgttagataaaatgttagcctgaatgcactgtaagtcgctttggataaaagcgtctactaaatgcataaatgtgaaatgtaagtGTAACAACAGCAATTACATGGCCTTTGACTCCCTTTGTAGacatttgtaataacatgcaaTGCACATAAActgtttttgtattacattatgtattttaacagtgttgttgaATGAGACcacataattattaattaaccaatcattattgcctcgtTGTTTTTATATAGCTAATGCATTCAAGTCATTTGAAAGGCTATTGTTGGCTTAGGTCTTATTTTATAACcacacaaaaatatcttaatatacttctttgtaaattattatttgaagtaacaaaaccatggttaatatgtggttaccatggctacaataactttttttttttaaccatggctAATTTTCATAATTGAACATGGAAactcagagagaatattagattTGTTGTTGGCGGTGAAATTTAAAACACGTTATTAacgtcaacagccaaaaaagtttcacaggattatgaaaGCATGGCTCCACAGTTAGGAGTGGGtaattttatcagttatttatttagtttgccaaatattgctattaaaacatacactatatatatatatataccgaaatgatttcaaatcttttgcaattAAGATGACACACAGATATGACCCTAAACTGCAACTGcttactttattaactttcttaAATGTCAATTTAAGGGGAAAGGACAAGTCAAAAACTCTTACAATAGCTGGATCTGCACCAGCGCCCTCACTCAAACTCTCTCAAGAAGACTCAGTCACTCCACCAGCATCTCGCAGCGAATTATTTATACCACGGATGCttaacattcttgcaaactgtctaaactgaattatacatgtcATGCAGACATACATATGAGGAGTTTAACAGCAAAATAGTAATTAAGAGGTCAGATTTTATTTCTGAACATGAAAAATCTACTGAGGTCTGGACCTCGGTGACCTAGCTGGCTACGGGCCTGCTGAAAGTGATGCACaggctttttgtctttttatttttttctcttaactCTGCGCTGGATTGCTGATGTATTTTCACAGGCATAGTCGTCCATCAGTTATGATAATTTGCATTCAGCCACAAACATGATGTGCGAGCGTGGATGCGGAAATGTCGCTTggcacgtcacttttttttttttttttgagcaactgggatggtctgtctgtctgtttatctatctatcacatggcaaaaaaaagatctatacaaactgcatatttgcatgactataattttattttaaactacacATTTCTAATGGCAAGAGAAATGGCTGGTTGTcatgaaaacatttatattcatGCAAGTGTTTATAGATAGATGATGGTATAAATATGATCTAAGCGTCTAAAGCACTGTCTCTACCCTATCTCTGCAGAGCAAGCTTCATATGGAGGGCTTCCGCAGTCTGAAGGAAGGAGAAGCTGTGGAGTTCACCTTCAAAAGGTCCTCTAAGGGTCTGGAGTCCTTATGGGTGACGGGGCCAGGCGGGGCACCGTGTGTAGGCAGCGAGAAGAAACCCAAGGGAACCCAAAAACGCCGTTCAAAAGGAGATCGGTGAGTGCTGTTCAGAACTAACATTCTGTGCTCTTACAGTATTGATGAATGCTGATTAGCTTGGCCTGTGTCCCAAttttcatactatccatcctaaaatGTATGTGAGACTAAAATAattgtgtcccaaagcatagtatgttgaaaagattATGCCAAAAGTCCCTGGATGGTCTTCTATTTCAGATAGATTTTTGAAGTGTGCAGAGTTTTATTGTGGTTGGTATAGATATTGAACTAAATTACCCTCGATCTATACTGAGATGTATGTAAATGTTTGAGATGTTGCTTCTGGATTGTTTGACACAATATCTCAGGTTCTGACCAAACGGAGAGCACTTCCTCCCCCCACCCTGTGTGTTGGTGACTTGACCTGCTGCATCAATAGGTTGTTAAAAATCTCATAGCTCAGAATTTAGGCTCACAGAGAGTCACCCGCCCCCCACATCACAGCCGCAGGTTATCGATAAACACCGTCCTCCCACAATCCTCAGCTGCATCTAATCACGCTGCTTGGGTGAGTGTGGATCCGGACCCAAGCGAGCGCAGCTTTCACAACTGTGCATGAATGATGGTGAtggtttttgctgcatttttgcaGTAATAACAGTTCTGTGAGAGACAACAAATCCAACATGTGCTtgcaacaaatcaaatcaaataacatGCTGTTTATCATTGATATTCCATCTCTCTGAATCTGTGGCTCCTGATGGAGGATCAGATCCTGTCCGTTTCATTAATAACAGATGTAGGTGCCTGAGAAAGGTCAGAGGTGAACGCTGCCATGGCAACCCTGAGGTGTGATGTATGTGAGCGGGGTGGGGGTGGGCAGGAGAGAGCAGGGATCAAAGTGCAAAGGTCAGGCTGCATTTTGAAACAAAGAGCCACAGAGATGCCACACCTCCTTCCTCTGGCCGATCAATAACTCCCCCACAATACAGAGAGCTGATGGGCTTAAATACACAGGAagctttcatttaaatgaatcactaacccacaattataatatttattatatttttaagttacaCTGAAATATTATACTAAACTCCTCTTAGTACATGGCGCATAAGTATATGAAGTAGAgtttaatacaatattataaatatttttataattatatttataagtgATAGTGtcactaataattattattatttccattctGGTAGCCATAGGCAGCTTCAGAATGCTTGGAAAATAGCATAATAATGTGAACTACTTTCTTTGTTTGTATTAATGTGAATAAGTTGTGGATGTTATACTAGACTCAAATTTATATTGCATTCTTATTTCATAAgactatatataaatgtgtgtatatttgacTATATAAAGTAGATTTTAATACAGTTCTTACAgtgtcaatttaaaaataataataataatgaagaggAGGATgcatgtagtagtagtagtagtaattataatgataatgatagTGATAATGATTTGTAAACAAGTTGTGAATGTTATAATACTAAACCataattcatttgtttgttgtttttggtgacTTGTACATAATTTGTGAATAACTTATACTAAActcattcaatttatttatttgccataaTATAATCACTCCATTAATCAGTTCACTcacattttttttagtaaattctaAGCatcataagagagagagagagaaaaaaaatggtttgttttgGAAATTTGTGTTTGATTCTATAGTGCTGTAGATGTACATAACTCTTATTCTCCTTTGAACACTATGTAAATAAAGCAGGACAGTAACAATTACatgtaaaatactgtttaaaggttttgcgccctcttgtggtctTTCCTGCAAATCACACGTTTTCTTGCACCACTTACAGATGCTTCAACTGTGGAGGGCCGAATCATCACGCCAAAGAATGCCAGCTGCCCCCTCAGCCAAAAAAGTGCCATTTTTGCCAAAGCATCACCCATGTGGTGGCCAACTGTCCAATCAAAGCACAGCAGTTGTCACCGGGATCTCAGGGGAAATCAACAGCCTCCACTACAGGAGAAGAAGAGGACATGAGCCACACCCCCTTCCCTCCCGACAGCTCTGATTAGTCGGGGAAGGTTGTCAGGGAAACACAAGCACCAATCAAAAAGCTTCAATGGAAAGCTGCTTTTGGAACTAACtcaggtttttctttttcaaacagCAGAAATGAATGTCGCCGCTCACTTTTGTACTTTAGTCAGGAAATTAACACCAGTTCAAACTAATATAGAATATGATACTTAGAAAAATGTGATCACCATCATATCCATCTTTATTTTTGACAGTCATCTCAGTAAAATGTCTGCACCGCAGCTTTGCGATCTGCGAATTCACACAATTGATTTGGGATGAACCAGATATTTCAGATGGATAATCATGAAACAGAGGGCAGACCtcacaaaaacatcaaattcagaaattatattttgcttaaatgacttttattttcagCCTTAGCTAGCAAAGTGTCTTAGATTTGTACTGAAACAATCGAAACGCATCATGTTTACTTATTGTAATAGGCCTGGATGTTTGTGATGCTGGTGAAATGCATCTCTCTCTTGCTTTGAGATGGCAAAATCAGAGCTGTTATTCAATCTGActtgcctttttctttttcttcctgaTGCTGTCGGAGACTTCTTCTGATTGTGGTTTACACAGGCCAAGTGAATGTTAAAATGCTGTGTTTGTGCATATCTTACCTCAGCCTCTCTGTATCATCAGTGGAAATATTTGGACTGCACTGTCATTagttagttactttttaatgCTGTGTCATTGTAAGGCTCGATCTTATTTAAAGATCTGGGAAATTCTAGGCCAAGTCCAGAAGAAATCCACCATATTCCCAACTGGTACTTGAAAACTAGAGCCAAGACAACAGCACATGTTTTTATGATAATCCTTATGTAACGTCATATGAGACACTGGTGAGGTATCAGGTTTGTTGAAGCTTATTCCAAGAGGAGATCCTGACTAACTCGATCTCACTTTATTGTAAATAACAAACTGTAAACTATTTTGAAaccactgttatttatttgtagccacaCAAACTGACCTCAGACTCTGTGATGCTGCGATTGACTCAGTTTGCTCTCAGTCACAACAAGAGCTGAATCCTTCTGATAATTAGTTCATAGTTAAATGTTTTATCTGTAGTAGGGAATTGATTGACAGCTGGTGACTAGAATCAACAGTGTTTAAACTATGCTGAGAAGAATTTTGAtgcactaatttttatttttggcctaaaacagtgatttcaaaatatttttgtatgatttatcCCCATGACTGCATGAAGTTCAGGTTTGTTCTCGTTTTAACGGGGAGCAACTGAGCAGTCAGGCTTCACTGTGTTTGAGGAAAGTGTCTAGTCTTTGGCAAATGAAAGCATAATAAATCGTGTGTTTAGCCTTTTTGTATATTTGACATGATCCTCAAACTTTCAGAAACTCAGTGGATGGATAAATGCACATTTGTCCCATTCTTGCAGCAAAGCACAACTGGTTTGGTTTCaagcactgtgtgtgtttgagcacagGTTGAATGTTACAATGGTTGGTTAGTAACCTCAAAACTAACGGCACATCACTGCTCCACATGAGTGTTTTGCTGTTTGAAGGCTGATTTGGCCCTCAGAATAACCTGAAAtggttttagtatgtttttgcaTGGAAGTAGGAGTTAGAATAGTTGGATATAGTGTTGCAAACTTGAAGTTTTCAGTTTAAAGGATGTGAAAGGTTTCTTTCAAATTGATAAGATTGTATTCTATCTCAGTTCATGCCATTATTGTATATTCCTTTATCATTtcaatattgtattgtattgtttcttttttttatctttatttaaaatgagaacaAGATGCATTACTTGTTTTGAATCTATACAAATCTACCTCAGGGTGTGTTGACATGTATTAAATGGACATTGTTACCAGAACACTGTccagttaagtgtgtgtgtgtgtgtgtgagagagataagTGAGTGTgtgctttagttttatttttctaggtttaatgtatttaattagaGACGTGCGATAGTTTGCAATGTAGCTGCACTGTTTAAACTCAGTTTTGGTCAAATGTGTGTAAATTTGTGGTTTACATTTAGGCCAACTGGCAGGAGAAGTGCATCTGTAATATCGCTCCAGTacgcttataatttttttttttttttttttactgtaatgtacTCTGAGATTGTTAACTCAGGAATATGTTAATTATttcttgtttggttttaattaATGAAGAGGATAATCAGTGTTGGTGACcttgattgttttattattataattattctcaTTTTTTGTTGCTCGCTGATGCTTAGGGCTCCAGATGCTGCACAAATATGAAGCCCTGCTCATGTTCAGTTTGTGTGTACTTCAGTCATCTTGTGTTGTCATTCAGGACTGTTTGTTACACGTGTGTTTTATAAAGGCAAATACGTTTAGTGTTCCAGTGACTAAAGAATGTAGCCACATTGAATACGGAAAAAAAATAGGTGGAGCTCTGTTTATGGAGTTTCCTCTGCTGTGATCCATGTTGAGTGGTTTCAGAGAGAACACTTTGATTTTCAGTTCATCGTGACAAAGCATGCAAAGAATGATGTGCCCAAAAATGTGGTTTAGTGTTAACATTGACAACTGCTTTCTAGTGAATAAATATCTTTTTATGATCATGCTGGCATTGTGTTTCTTTCACACTTGGTGTGGTGGTTTGGCATATagtttaaagggaaaaaaaaaatgctaaaaatacacTCGCACCATtaagtgtttgtttcttcatcagatttggagaaatgtagcatttcatcacttgctcagcaatggatcctctgcagtgaatgggtgccgccagaatgagagtccaaacagctgataaaaacatcacaataatccagaccactccagtccatcagttaatgtttgAATTCAAATGAGTACTCTccccataatattgctttctccagtgaaaaagtcgtctagtctgaattaggagagaaatatgcacagatcaaccaCCATTCACAAGCCAAAACAtttgtgggtggattttgatgtaagaggccAACAAGATATGGACATGGAAGCGTTATTATGAACTTATAGAAGCAACATTTAAAGGAGAATAAGCTAAGACACTTCCTCTGCTGGGATCGTTTAGAGCcctgcatttaaactgcattttggaaGTTCAAACTCACGGGCACCAtagaagtccactatatggagaagaTTCCTGATATgttttcctaaaaaataaaaataaaaaaaaaaaacctttcactaCAACCACTAGAGGATTGTCACGAATCCGGTCCGTGGCATGCCGTCTGATTGCCACCAGAGGTCGCCCTTCCATTACATTGACTCTCCTATTACACAGACTATTACTTGTCACCCCGGACTACATTTACCATGTACCATTTCACTGATTACACTCTCAACTGTAGCAAATCACACACACTATAAATACCAGGCTCTAACCACAGTTTGGGAGTATTGTTTGCATTCATCACTGGGTTAGCGATAGCTACATTACAGAGCCATTCCGATGT harbors:
- the LOC109112115 gene encoding protein lin-28 homolog A-like isoform X3, producing the protein MGFGFLSMTHREGICLDSPVDVFVHQSKLHMEGFRSLKEGEAVEFTFKRSSKGLESLWVTGPGGAPCVGSEKKPKGTQKRRSKGDRCFNCGGPNHHAKECQLPPQPKKCHFCQSITHVVANCPIKAQQLSPGSQGKSTASTTGEEEDMSHTPFPPDSSD
- the LOC109112115 gene encoding protein lin-28 homolog A-like isoform X2, translating into MAEGGCVKTEEEEAASSEEDSSSFRGSGVCKWFNVRMGFGFLSMTHREGICLDSPVDVFVHQSKLHMEGFRSLKEGEAVEFTFKRSSKGLESLWVTGPGGAPCVGSEKKPKGTQKRRSKGDRCFNCGGPNHHAKECQLPPQPKKCHFCQSITHVVANCPIKAQQLSPGSQGKSTASTTGEEEDMSHTPFPPDSSD
- the LOC109112115 gene encoding protein lin-28 homolog A-like isoform X1 encodes the protein MGEMGEIGSVYEQYYTGGCVKTEEEEAASSEEDSSSFRGSGVCKWFNVRMGFGFLSMTHREGICLDSPVDVFVHQSKLHMEGFRSLKEGEAVEFTFKRSSKGLESLWVTGPGGAPCVGSEKKPKGTQKRRSKGDRCFNCGGPNHHAKECQLPPQPKKCHFCQSITHVVANCPIKAQQLSPGSQGKSTASTTGEEEDMSHTPFPPDSSD